The following are encoded together in the Pedobacter sp. D749 genome:
- a CDS encoding TatD family hydrolase: MMGAPEAFDINAVKGMKFFDPHVHMTSRTTDDYQAMADAGVVALIEPAFWLGQPRTGLDSFRDYYSSLIGWERFRSSQFGIKHYCTIGLNSREANNESLAEQVMEILPLFVYKEGVVGIGEIGFDDQTAAEEKYYRLQLELAKEAGLPVQVHTPHRDKKKGTQRSMDIALEHGLDPYSVIIDHNNEETVKEVLDRGFWAAFTIYPFTKMGNERMVEIVKQYGAERIMVNSAADWGISDPLAVPKTASLMKMRGLSDQDIELVTYRNAITAFAQSGQLNETDFNAQIDLTRKFEGNTILRGGQQPRTDKSSIIIS; encoded by the coding sequence AAAGGGAATGAAGTTCTTCGATCCACATGTTCACATGACTTCGAGAACAACAGACGATTACCAGGCGATGGCTGATGCGGGAGTTGTTGCTTTGATAGAGCCTGCATTTTGGTTGGGGCAGCCACGTACCGGACTGGACAGTTTTAGAGATTATTACAGTAGCCTGATTGGGTGGGAGCGCTTCCGGTCTTCTCAATTTGGCATTAAACATTATTGCACTATCGGTCTTAATTCAAGAGAGGCCAATAACGAAAGTCTGGCCGAACAGGTAATGGAAATCCTGCCGCTGTTTGTTTATAAAGAAGGTGTTGTTGGTATTGGCGAAATCGGTTTCGACGATCAGACGGCTGCCGAAGAAAAATATTACCGGTTACAGCTGGAACTTGCTAAAGAAGCAGGTTTGCCTGTACAGGTACATACGCCGCATCGCGATAAGAAAAAAGGTACACAGCGCAGCATGGACATTGCTTTGGAGCACGGCCTCGATCCTTATAGTGTAATTATCGACCATAATAATGAAGAAACAGTAAAAGAGGTGTTAGATAGAGGCTTTTGGGCTGCATTTACTATTTATCCGTTTACTAAAATGGGTAACGAACGGATGGTAGAAATTGTAAAACAATATGGTGCAGAGCGGATCATGGTAAATTCGGCTGCAGATTGGGGCATCAGTGATCCATTAGCGGTACCAAAAACTGCTTCGTTAATGAAAATGCGTGGTTTAAGCGATCAGGATATTGAGTTGGTTACCTACCGCAATGCAATTACAGCCTTTGCGCAGAGCGGACAGCTAAATGAAACAGATTTTAACGCACAGATAGATCTTACCAGGAAATTTGAAGGAAATACCATCTTGCGTGGCGGACAACAGCCAAGAACAGATAAATCGTCGATCATCATTAGTTAA
- the eboC gene encoding UbiA-like protein EboC (EboC, a homolog the polyprenyltransferase UbiA, belongs to system of proteins involved in the trafficking of precursor metabolites to an extracytoplasmic compartment so that the biosynthesis of certain natural products, such as scytonemin, can be completed.) — MKKIIIYLRMMRPANIVTSIADILAGIAISDVLNNGVSIPWLSIVLLVVSTACLYGGGIVFNDVFDADLDKIERPERVIPRGIISLQHATLLGSILLFVGIALAALNSLTSGVLALLVAVFALFYNKFGKHYSFFGPLNMGLCRGFNLLLGLSIVPQMLHNHYLAIIPVIYIFSITMTSRGEVHGGRAKNLYLAAFLYATVICAIAYFAFVNERLLLSLLFLVPFTFMIFRPLLKAIKEPVGKNIGRAVKAGVISLILMDAAWAVTFDALILAFIIAALLPLSMWLSKLFAVT; from the coding sequence TTGAAAAAAATAATTATCTATCTGCGCATGATGCGCCCTGCCAATATTGTGACTTCAATAGCCGATATTTTAGCAGGAATTGCCATTTCTGATGTATTAAACAATGGAGTTTCCATTCCATGGTTATCCATTGTACTTTTGGTCGTATCAACAGCCTGTTTATATGGAGGAGGAATCGTTTTTAACGATGTTTTTGATGCCGACCTGGATAAAATAGAACGCCCGGAACGGGTCATCCCCCGTGGGATAATCAGTTTGCAACATGCAACCCTATTAGGAAGTATATTACTTTTTGTGGGAATTGCTTTGGCTGCTTTAAATAGTTTAACATCGGGCGTACTGGCCCTTTTAGTGGCCGTTTTTGCTTTGTTTTATAATAAATTTGGCAAACACTATTCTTTTTTCGGACCGTTAAATATGGGCCTGTGCCGCGGGTTTAACCTGTTGCTGGGTTTGAGTATTGTGCCTCAAATGCTTCACAATCATTATCTGGCTATTATTCCGGTAATTTATATTTTTTCCATCACCATGACCAGCCGTGGCGAAGTACACGGAGGCCGTGCTAAAAACTTATACCTGGCCGCCTTTCTGTATGCAACCGTGATCTGTGCGATTGCTTATTTTGCTTTTGTAAACGAAAGGTTGCTATTGTCGTTGCTGTTTCTGGTTCCTTTTACCTTTATGATTTTCAGACCACTTTTAAAAGCGATAAAAGAGCCTGTTGGTAAAAATATCGGAAGGGCAGTAAAAGCTGGCGTAATTTCGCTTATCTTGATGGATGCCGCATGGGCGGTAACTTTTGACGCCCTGATTTTGGCTTTTATAATTGCCGCGCTATTGCCACTATCCATGTGGCTTTCTAAATTATTTGCCGTTACTTAA
- a CDS encoding 3-dehydroquinate synthase: MEHLHQSFTVQYNYNVFFTSSLFLPENELLNRFLVNLNPAVTVKKILFVIDEGVANAHKDLNPQIKTYFAKYSQTQLVQDILVIPGGEQVKNNTQYFDQVLEAINLHGIDRHSFVAAIGGGAVLDMVGYAATVAHRGIKHIRIPSTVLSQNDSGVGVKNGINYFNKKNFLGTFSPPVAVFNDEVFLSTLSDRDWRSGIAEAIKVALIKDLEFFEWLEVNAIALAKRNTSAMNYQIWKCAKLHMEHIRSADPFENGSARPLDFGHWSAHKLEYLTNFEVRHGEAVAMGIALDTIYSNLSGRISAEDAQRVIFLIQQLGFELTHPLLQVIGGNSPILQGLEEFREHLGGELTITLLTGLGSGEEVHEIDADILKQAAEILNNQAAIIQH; encoded by the coding sequence ATGGAACATTTACATCAATCCTTCACTGTACAATATAATTATAATGTTTTTTTTACCTCATCGCTTTTTCTACCCGAAAACGAACTGTTAAACCGTTTTTTAGTTAATCTAAATCCGGCTGTAACGGTAAAGAAGATTTTATTTGTAATAGATGAAGGTGTAGCAAATGCACATAAGGACCTTAATCCCCAGATTAAAACCTATTTTGCAAAATATAGCCAAACGCAGTTAGTTCAGGATATTTTGGTTATCCCGGGAGGAGAACAGGTAAAAAACAATACTCAGTATTTTGATCAGGTATTGGAAGCCATTAATCTTCATGGTATCGACAGGCATTCGTTTGTTGCTGCCATTGGTGGTGGTGCGGTGCTCGATATGGTGGGTTATGCGGCTACAGTTGCACACCGCGGTATTAAACATATCAGAATTCCAAGTACCGTGCTTTCGCAGAACGATTCGGGCGTTGGGGTTAAAAACGGGATTAATTATTTCAATAAAAAGAATTTTTTAGGCACCTTCTCGCCACCGGTTGCGGTTTTTAATGATGAGGTATTTTTAAGTACTTTATCCGATCGCGATTGGCGTTCGGGCATAGCCGAAGCCATTAAAGTGGCACTGATTAAAGACCTCGAATTTTTTGAATGGCTGGAAGTAAATGCCATTGCCCTTGCAAAACGGAATACTTCGGCAATGAACTACCAGATCTGGAAATGTGCAAAACTCCATATGGAGCATATCCGGAGTGCCGATCCTTTTGAAAATGGTTCTGCCCGTCCATTGGATTTTGGACATTGGAGCGCGCATAAATTAGAATACCTGACCAATTTTGAAGTGAGGCACGGCGAGGCGGTTGCCATGGGCATTGCCTTAGATACGATATATTCCAATTTATCGGGCAGGATCAGTGCCGAAGATGCGCAAAGGGTAATTTTCCTGATTCAACAACTTGGTTTCGAATTAACACATCCATTGTTACAGGTTATAGGAGGGAATAGCCCGATTTTACAGGGATTGGAAGAGTTTAGGGAGCATCTTGGCGGCGAACTGACCATCACCTTGCTTACTGGCCTGGGCAGTGGAGAAGAAGTTCACGAAATTGATGCTGATATTTTAAAACAGGCTGCAGAAATATTAAATAACCAGGCCGCGATTATTCAACATTAA
- the eboE gene encoding metabolite traffic protein EboE, whose product MKLTSGHLTFCTNIYAGEDWMAHFAVLKDSFPILKARLSPEAPMGIGLRLSNLASIELQEENHLEAFKQWLAQEGGYVFTMNGFPYGGFHHTKVKDQVHAPDWTTGERVEYTLRLAEILSQLLPADMDGGISTSPLSYKPWFTATEARKSATASATANIIKVAGALHYIQRQSGKVIHLDIEPEPDGFLESGPEFIDWYENVLLPVGNDESMIKNHIRLCYDVCHFAIGYEPHTAIINELQQKGIKIGKIQISAALKAKLPASVSERTAVLAQLSRFDEPTYLHQVIARKDDGHLIRYPDLKEALAEGENPVVAEWRAHFHVPIFVEDMGLVQSTQSDITEVLNLQKNNPFTAHLEVETYTWEVLPTALKAPLNDSIIRELAWVKNLLY is encoded by the coding sequence ATGAAATTAACTTCCGGACATTTAACCTTCTGTACCAATATTTATGCAGGCGAAGACTGGATGGCACATTTTGCTGTGTTAAAAGATAGTTTTCCAATATTAAAAGCACGATTATCGCCAGAGGCACCCATGGGTATCGGTTTGCGCCTTTCTAATCTCGCCAGTATCGAATTGCAGGAAGAAAATCACCTGGAAGCATTTAAACAATGGCTTGCACAGGAAGGTGGTTATGTTTTTACCATGAACGGATTTCCATACGGAGGCTTTCACCATACTAAGGTTAAAGATCAGGTACATGCACCAGATTGGACAACAGGAGAACGTGTTGAATATACACTCCGTTTGGCCGAAATCCTTTCACAATTGCTTCCTGCTGACATGGATGGTGGCATTTCAACATCGCCATTGAGTTATAAACCATGGTTTACAGCTACTGAAGCCAGAAAAAGTGCCACAGCTAGCGCAACCGCTAATATCATCAAGGTGGCCGGGGCTTTACATTATATACAGCGCCAAAGCGGCAAAGTGATCCATTTGGACATTGAACCTGAACCTGATGGTTTTCTTGAATCCGGCCCGGAATTTATCGATTGGTACGAAAATGTGCTTTTACCTGTCGGGAATGATGAAAGCATGATCAAAAACCACATCCGTTTGTGTTATGATGTTTGCCATTTTGCAATCGGTTATGAACCGCATACAGCCATCATCAACGAATTGCAGCAGAAAGGCATTAAAATTGGGAAAATCCAGATCAGTGCCGCACTAAAAGCTAAATTGCCGGCATCTGTTTCAGAAAGAACTGCGGTGTTAGCTCAACTGAGCCGTTTTGATGAACCCACTTATCTTCATCAGGTAATAGCCAGAAAAGATGACGGTCATTTAATTCGTTATCCTGATCTTAAAGAGGCCCTTGCAGAAGGCGAAAATCCAGTGGTAGCAGAGTGGAGAGCACATTTTCATGTCCCTATTTTTGTTGAAGATATGGGCCTGGTCCAATCTACACAATCGGATATTACCGAGGTACTAAACCTGCAAAAAAATAATCCTTTTACTGCTCATTTAGAAGTAGAAACCTATACCTGGGAAGTTTTACCAACGGCATTGAAAGCACCACTTAACGATTCTATCATCAGAGAGCTGGCCTGGGTTAAAAATTTATTATATTAA
- a CDS encoding alkaline phosphatase family protein, protein MHKTVVIDIVALSASVIGAHTPFLQKYIAENHLTTIEPLLPAVTTAVQSSYLTGKYPSENGIVGNGWYDHADAEIKFWKQSNKLVNAEKIWDKAKKENPDFTCANMFWWYNMYSTADFSVTPRPNYLADGRKLPDCYSQPAELRDHLQAKLGQFPLFQFWGPGANIKSTRWIADASMETEKLHNPTLTLIYLPHLDYCLQKFGPELDKISTELKEIDQVVEELVRFYESRGARIILLSEYGIAPVNNPIHLNRLFRDNGLIQIREERGLELLDPGASKAFVVADHQVAHVYINDKGVTEKVKALLKNITGIELVLDKTAQEKHHINHERSGDLVLVAQENSWFTYYFWLDDAKAPDYARVVDIHKKPGYDPVEMFMTSKLRAGYKLLRKKAGFRYVMDVIPLDATLVKGSHGGINGAEKFKPVLVTSKAIDKTLHAPDIYQVIWDSLTV, encoded by the coding sequence ATGCATAAAACTGTTGTTATCGATATTGTAGCCTTATCTGCTTCTGTAATTGGAGCACATACGCCTTTTCTTCAGAAATATATTGCCGAAAACCATTTAACAACTATAGAACCCTTATTGCCGGCAGTAACTACGGCAGTACAATCAAGTTATCTGACGGGTAAATATCCTTCAGAAAATGGTATTGTAGGTAATGGCTGGTACGATCATGCGGATGCTGAAATTAAATTCTGGAAACAGTCTAACAAACTGGTAAATGCTGAAAAAATATGGGATAAGGCTAAAAAGGAAAATCCTGATTTTACCTGTGCCAATATGTTTTGGTGGTACAATATGTATTCAACAGCCGATTTTTCGGTAACACCACGTCCAAATTATCTTGCCGATGGACGTAAATTACCCGATTGTTATTCGCAGCCTGCAGAACTGCGCGACCATTTGCAGGCTAAACTGGGGCAGTTTCCCTTGTTTCAGTTCTGGGGGCCTGGTGCAAATATTAAATCAACAAGATGGATTGCAGATGCCTCGATGGAAACTGAAAAGCTACATAATCCTACGCTCACCTTAATTTACCTGCCGCATTTGGATTATTGCCTGCAAAAGTTTGGCCCAGAGCTAGATAAAATCAGCACAGAACTCAAAGAAATCGATCAGGTGGTAGAAGAATTGGTGCGTTTTTACGAAAGTAGAGGTGCGCGTATTATCCTGCTTTCTGAGTATGGTATTGCACCTGTAAATAACCCGATCCATCTTAATCGTTTGTTCAGGGACAATGGCCTGATCCAGATTCGTGAAGAAAGAGGATTAGAGTTGCTTGATCCGGGCGCTTCTAAAGCATTTGTAGTGGCCGATCACCAGGTTGCACACGTTTATATTAATGACAAAGGCGTAACCGAGAAGGTAAAAGCCTTATTGAAAAATATAACTGGCATTGAATTGGTGCTTGATAAGACAGCACAGGAGAAACACCACATTAACCACGAGCGTTCGGGTGACCTGGTACTGGTTGCACAAGAAAACAGCTGGTTTACCTATTATTTCTGGTTGGATGATGCTAAAGCGCCAGATTATGCAAGGGTAGTTGATATCCACAAAAAACCTGGGTACGACCCTGTGGAAATGTTCATGACCTCTAAATTGAGGGCAGGGTATAAACTTTTAAGGAAAAAAGCCGGGTTCCGTTATGTAATGGATGTAATTCCGCTTGATGCTACTTTGGTTAAAGGATCGCATGGTGGTATTAACGGAGCTGAAAAGTTTAAGCCTGTTCTGGTTACTTCAAAAGCAATTGATAAAACCTTACATGCACCAGATATTTATCAGGTGATTTGGGATAGTTTAACTGTTTAA
- a CDS encoding UxaA family hydrolase, producing the protein MKNLVIKINNADNVLVALQNLPQDTKIAHEGNTYVTVDEIPAKHKFFMQDMKAGDEVMMYGVLVGKVQFEVKAGMRMNVENTKHAAEPFAYRNVNYKWEAPDVSKYASRSFNGYHRKNGEVGTANYWLFIPTVFCENRNLDIIKESLYSELGYAVDDKYKSYTHKLVQAYEKGEDINHISFEPKVDKASRTFKNVDGIKFLTHNGGCGGTRQDSDTLSKLLAAYAHHPNVAGITVLSLGCQHLQVEDFKRDLFALDPDFDKPLLIFEQQKAQSEEQLIQNAIRDTFEGLMFINKQERATAPLSKMCVGVKCGGSDGFSGISANPSVGYCADLLVALGAKVLLAEFPELCGVEQEMIDRSVDQPTAEKFIRLMTEYDDLAHKVGSGFYMNPSPGNIKDGLITDAIKSAGAARKAGSAPVVDVLDYTEPATKPGLSLVCTPGNDVEATTGKAAAGATLILFTTGLGTPTGNPVCPTIKVATNSILAKRMSDIIDIDTGPVINGEKTINEMGEDILEYCIKVASGEEIPKAVQLNQDDFIPWKRGVSL; encoded by the coding sequence ATGAAAAATTTAGTCATCAAGATTAACAACGCTGATAATGTTTTGGTTGCATTACAGAATTTGCCTCAGGACACCAAAATAGCGCATGAAGGAAATACCTACGTTACTGTTGATGAGATCCCTGCCAAGCATAAATTTTTTATGCAGGATATGAAAGCAGGCGACGAGGTAATGATGTACGGCGTTTTGGTTGGAAAGGTACAATTTGAGGTAAAGGCTGGTATGCGGATGAATGTAGAGAATACCAAACATGCTGCAGAGCCATTTGCTTATCGTAACGTTAATTACAAATGGGAAGCACCCGATGTAAGTAAATATGCCAGCCGCAGTTTTAATGGTTATCACCGTAAAAATGGCGAAGTGGGTACCGCTAACTATTGGTTATTTATTCCTACCGTATTTTGCGAGAACAGAAATCTGGATATTATTAAAGAATCGCTTTATAGTGAGTTGGGTTATGCAGTAGATGACAAATATAAATCTTATACCCACAAACTGGTTCAGGCTTATGAAAAGGGAGAAGACATTAACCATATTAGTTTTGAACCTAAAGTAGATAAAGCCAGCCGCACCTTTAAAAATGTAGACGGAATTAAATTCCTGACGCACAATGGTGGGTGTGGCGGAACACGACAGGACTCTGATACTTTAAGCAAATTATTGGCGGCTTATGCCCATCACCCCAACGTTGCCGGTATAACCGTTTTAAGTTTAGGCTGCCAGCACTTGCAGGTAGAAGATTTTAAACGCGACTTGTTTGCACTTGACCCTGATTTTGATAAACCACTTTTAATTTTTGAGCAGCAAAAAGCACAAAGCGAAGAGCAATTGATCCAAAATGCCATCCGCGATACCTTTGAAGGATTGATGTTCATTAATAAACAAGAGCGTGCGACGGCGCCGTTAAGCAAGATGTGTGTGGGAGTTAAATGTGGCGGTAGCGATGGCTTTAGCGGCATTTCAGCAAATCCTTCGGTTGGTTACTGTGCCGATTTACTGGTAGCCTTAGGTGCAAAGGTTTTATTGGCAGAGTTCCCCGAACTTTGTGGCGTAGAGCAGGAAATGATCGATAGATCTGTTGATCAGCCAACTGCCGAAAAATTTATCCGTTTAATGACTGAGTATGATGATCTGGCACATAAAGTTGGTTCGGGGTTTTACATGAACCCTTCTCCGGGCAACATTAAGGATGGTTTAATTACTGATGCGATTAAGTCGGCTGGTGCTGCGCGTAAAGCCGGCTCCGCTCCTGTGGTAGATGTTTTAGACTATACCGAACCCGCTACTAAACCAGGCTTAAGCCTGGTATGTACTCCAGGTAATGATGTTGAAGCCACTACAGGTAAAGCTGCTGCCGGCGCAACCTTAATTTTATTTACTACAGGTTTAGGTACACCAACAGGAAATCCGGTTTGCCCAACCATTAAAGTAGCCACCAATTCAATCCTGGCCAAACGCATGAGTGATATTATCGATATCGATACCGGACCAGTTATCAATGGCGAAAAAACCATTAATGAAATGGGCGAAGATATATTGGAGTACTGTATTAAAGTGGCCAGTGGCGAAGAAATTCCAAAAGCCGTACAACTTAACCAGGATGATTTTATCCCATGGAAAAGAGGTGTAAGCCTTTAA
- the fucP gene encoding L-fucose:H+ symporter permease, with amino-acid sequence MSHTPSTNFQVSDTQKNGKGYLFPLILVTSLFFFWGFVHNLDPVLIPHLRKAFQLNVFESTLVDSSVFIAYFLLALPAGYIMRKYGYKSGIILGLVLFAIGCLLFIPAANTAQYIFFLGALFIIACGLTFLETAANPYVTVLGPPETATQRLNFSQSFNGLAAFLAPVLGGKFIFTEVKYTDAQLAKMLPLEKQAYILEEASTVKAPYLILGILIIVVAILFIFTKLPDIKEEENAQEKSSFSHVLGHSHLRWAIIGQFFYVGAQVCVLSLFISFVTSSAGISQDAAKWYAGAAGLAFMIGRFAGTFFMRYVAAHKLLMLYALISAVLTLVSIFASGMITVYALIGVSFFMSIMFPTIFSLGIAGLGKDTKLGSSLIVMSIVGGAFLPPILGLISDATHNIQYGYLVPFVCFLVVFYFGWKGWKPNHIEKEISLEA; translated from the coding sequence ATGAGCCACACACCATCAACGAACTTTCAGGTATCAGATACGCAAAAAAACGGCAAGGGATATTTATTCCCATTAATTTTGGTCACCAGTCTCTTTTTCTTCTGGGGTTTTGTCCACAATCTCGATCCGGTATTAATTCCGCATTTACGTAAAGCTTTTCAACTAAACGTTTTCGAATCTACCCTGGTTGATTCATCTGTTTTTATCGCTTATTTTTTATTGGCACTACCTGCAGGTTACATTATGCGTAAGTACGGGTATAAAAGCGGGATAATATTAGGACTTGTTTTATTTGCCATCGGCTGTTTATTATTTATACCCGCCGCCAATACCGCACAATACATCTTTTTCTTAGGTGCACTTTTTATTATCGCCTGTGGTTTAACCTTTTTAGAAACAGCGGCAAACCCTTATGTTACCGTGTTAGGCCCACCAGAAACAGCTACCCAGCGTTTAAATTTCTCTCAGTCTTTTAATGGTTTAGCTGCATTTTTAGCACCTGTACTTGGCGGTAAATTTATTTTTACCGAAGTAAAATATACCGATGCGCAATTGGCGAAAATGTTGCCCTTAGAAAAACAGGCTTATATACTCGAAGAGGCATCGACGGTAAAAGCGCCATATCTAATTTTAGGCATCCTGATTATTGTAGTCGCTATACTATTTATTTTCACCAAGCTGCCCGATATCAAAGAAGAAGAAAATGCACAGGAAAAAAGTAGTTTTTCACATGTGTTAGGCCATAGCCATTTGCGTTGGGCCATTATTGGGCAGTTTTTTTATGTTGGTGCACAGGTTTGCGTACTGAGTTTATTCATCAGTTTTGTTACCTCATCGGCAGGTATCAGTCAGGATGCTGCAAAATGGTATGCTGGTGCTGCAGGCCTGGCTTTTATGATTGGCAGGTTTGCCGGAACTTTCTTCATGAGATACGTAGCTGCCCACAAACTATTGATGCTTTATGCATTAATCAGTGCTGTACTTACCCTGGTATCTATTTTTGCAAGTGGAATGATTACCGTTTATGCTTTAATCGGTGTTTCTTTCTTTATGTCGATCATGTTCCCAACCATATTCTCCCTGGGTATAGCAGGTTTGGGTAAAGACACAAAACTTGGCTCATCGTTAATTGTGATGTCTATTGTTGGTGGCGCCTTTTTACCGCCGATATTAGGCTTGATATCGGATGCCACACACAATATACAATATGGATATTTGGTACCATTTGTATGCTTTTTAGTGGTTTTCTACTTCGGCTGGAAAGGATGGAAACCCAATCACATTGAAAAAGAAATTAGTTTAGAAGCATAA
- a CDS encoding AraC family transcriptional regulator — MKPHLLNVSTNSVDSFSARRDVLPDINNRWHYHSALELIYVKKGRGTQFIGDSIKNFKDGDVVLLGSNLPHYWRFDPEFFDEKACETVDVYAIHFKEDFLGKDFLDLPENQELKKVLLQSTQGIQLQGISKEKIAVLMPQIIESTGTMRIIKILEALTEIANCEEKSTLVSLGFKPNFLENEKDRIQSIYNYTISNYKNKIELKEIAAVAKISPNSFCKFFKTKSRKTYTQFLNEIRVGQACKLLIENDLTVKEVCYDCGFYNFTSFHKYFREITGKTPLKYQQAFSKQ; from the coding sequence ATGAAACCGCATTTACTTAATGTATCTACCAATTCAGTAGATTCTTTTAGCGCCCGAAGAGATGTTTTGCCCGATATCAACAACCGTTGGCATTACCATTCTGCTTTAGAACTAATCTACGTTAAAAAAGGCAGAGGTACGCAGTTTATTGGCGATAGCATTAAAAATTTTAAAGATGGCGATGTGGTTTTGCTGGGGAGTAATTTACCGCACTATTGGCGCTTTGACCCGGAATTTTTTGATGAAAAGGCTTGCGAAACAGTTGATGTTTATGCGATTCATTTTAAGGAAGATTTTTTGGGTAAAGATTTTCTCGATCTTCCCGAAAATCAGGAACTTAAAAAAGTTTTACTTCAATCCACACAAGGAATTCAGTTACAAGGAATTTCTAAAGAAAAAATTGCCGTTTTGATGCCGCAGATTATCGAATCAACAGGTACAATGCGGATCATAAAAATACTCGAGGCATTAACAGAAATAGCCAATTGCGAAGAAAAAAGCACATTGGTTTCGTTAGGGTTTAAACCAAACTTTTTGGAGAACGAGAAAGATAGGATCCAATCTATTTATAACTATACCATTAGCAATTACAAGAATAAAATCGAACTGAAAGAAATTGCAGCAGTAGCAAAAATTAGCCCCAATTCATTTTGTAAATTCTTTAAAACTAAAAGCAGGAAGACGTATACACAGTTTCTGAATGAGATTAGAGTAGGACAGGCCTGTAAATTATTGATCGAAAATGATCTTACTGTGAAAGAAGTCTGTTACGACTGCGGATTTTATAATTTTACCAGTTTCCACAAATATTTTAGGGAAATAACGGGTAAAACCCCATTGAAATATCAACAGGCTTTTTCTAAACAATAA
- a CDS encoding GlxA family transcriptional regulator translates to MMQVGVLLPKNFRLLSIAAILDVFDTVNGFYTKDELETPFNISLISLDDKNYNFSTHPCIPLENVGQFELILIPSFANHDIKDCIGANSSYIPWLNKQHAAGAEIATFCTGAFLLAASGLLDGKAATTHVDACSAFSTAFPLVHLKADKTVTQDGRLFTSGGATSTFHLLLHLLQLHCGKDMAVKVAKIFAIDMDRVNQLYFSTFQPIRHHNDDIVASAQEKIENNYQDVATIEEMIKDIPSSRRNIVRRFKQVIGITPIEYLQQTRIEAAKKLLEQTAQQMTEVIYNSGYNDPKAFRKVFRKSVGMTPTQYREKFQPR, encoded by the coding sequence ATGATGCAAGTAGGTGTTTTACTGCCCAAAAACTTTAGATTATTAAGCATAGCGGCTATTTTAGATGTATTTGATACTGTAAATGGTTTTTACACCAAAGATGAACTTGAAACTCCATTTAACATTAGTTTAATTAGCTTGGACGATAAAAATTATAATTTTAGCACACATCCTTGCATACCCTTAGAAAATGTCGGGCAGTTTGAACTGATTTTGATTCCATCATTTGCAAACCATGATATAAAAGATTGCATTGGTGCCAACAGCAGCTACATCCCATGGTTAAATAAACAACATGCAGCAGGAGCAGAAATTGCTACCTTTTGTACCGGTGCTTTTTTACTTGCCGCATCGGGATTGTTGGATGGCAAAGCGGCGACCACCCATGTTGATGCCTGTTCTGCTTTTTCTACAGCATTTCCTCTAGTGCATTTAAAGGCTGATAAAACGGTAACACAAGACGGCAGGTTATTTACAAGTGGTGGCGCAACCTCTACCTTTCATTTATTGTTACATCTTTTACAGCTTCATTGCGGAAAAGATATGGCTGTTAAGGTGGCGAAGATTTTTGCAATCGATATGGACCGCGTAAACCAATTATACTTTAGCACCTTCCAGCCTATCCGTCATCACAATGATGATATTGTTGCTTCTGCACAAGAAAAAATTGAAAATAATTATCAGGATGTAGCTACGATTGAAGAGATGATTAAAGATATTCCTTCCAGTAGAAGAAATATTGTACGCCGTTTTAAGCAGGTGATTGGAATTACCCCTATTGAGTATCTGCAACAAACCCGTATCGAAGCCGCAAAAAAATTATTAGAGCAAACCGCACAGCAAATGACGGAAGTGATTTATAATTCAGGTTACAACGATCCAAAAGCATTTAGAAAAGTGTTTAGAAAATCAGTAGGTATGACACCGACCCAATACCGCGAGAAATTTCAGCCCAGATAA